In one window of Oceanococcus sp. HetDA_MAG_MS8 DNA:
- a CDS encoding DUF3450 domain-containing protein, with the protein MNSLLSLLRPGAVLLAAGMGLSATVHAQNLDKVIEEGQQKVQANRESQERVNDLVAEKQQKLVRYRALLKQIEGLEQYNTQLRTQIQGQEALITRFDRSIAEVATIERQMLPLIHRMADSLAAYVDLDLPFHEAERLERLEFINKSVNRADLDIGEKFRQVIEAYQVESEYGRKIDTYTDIVTIDGREVEVDILRFGRIALVAQSKDTATTAVWNQDQKSWQKLDTGTYRNSIRKGILMAKKQASIDLITLPIAAPEVAQ; encoded by the coding sequence ATGAACTCGCTGCTCTCTTTGCTGCGCCCTGGCGCGGTACTCCTCGCCGCTGGTATGGGGCTCAGTGCTACTGTCCACGCCCAAAATCTCGATAAAGTTATTGAGGAAGGCCAGCAAAAAGTGCAGGCCAACCGTGAGTCCCAAGAACGTGTCAACGATCTTGTGGCCGAGAAACAACAGAAGCTTGTTCGTTACCGGGCTCTGCTGAAGCAGATTGAAGGCCTGGAGCAATACAACACACAGCTTCGCACCCAAATTCAGGGTCAAGAGGCGTTAATCACGCGTTTTGACCGCTCCATCGCGGAAGTGGCGACCATTGAGCGCCAAATGCTTCCGCTGATTCACCGCATGGCAGACAGTCTGGCTGCTTACGTGGATCTTGACCTGCCGTTCCATGAGGCCGAGCGCTTGGAGCGCTTGGAGTTCATCAACAAGTCGGTGAATCGAGCCGACCTAGATATTGGCGAGAAGTTTCGCCAGGTGATCGAGGCTTACCAGGTCGAAAGTGAGTACGGCCGCAAAATCGATACCTATACCGACATCGTGACCATTGATGGGCGTGAAGTTGAGGTCGATATTCTGCGCTTTGGTCGTATCGCGCTGGTCGCCCAAAGCAAAGACACGGCGACCACCGCGGTGTGGAATCAGGACCAAAAGTCTTGGCAAAAGCTCGATACCGGAACTTATCGGAACAGCATTCGTAAAGGGATTCTGATGGCCAAGAAGCAGGCCTCCATTGACCTTATTACCCTTCCCATCGCCGCACCGGAGGTGGCCCAATGA
- a CDS encoding MotA/TolQ/ExbB proton channel family protein, with product MMKKAAVVALGLGAVLPLGLGAEEPVSMDALLQEVRQGRLQDAAENAEREAKFEQNVAQQDALIAQAEARIAELEAVSAELEETFNANELLVEEKRTQRNDRLGSLKELFGHLTSGAGDLRARLDVSLTSSQFSGRQEFLDALIAKMNDDTDLPSVEEIESLWFELHREMTETGRIVKYNTKVGTEPSREVVRVGVFNLVSNGEYLSYDGATDTTSVLPRQPEAYTSGARKLQNAQDGFVALGVDPTGASGGGYLRALINNPTLIERWHQGKLVGYVITVVGLIGLLIAAWRFVALAQIESKVRRQRNSDTLSLDNPLGRVLKVGQDNATDDIETLEVKLGEAIIKERPQIQKGLPIIKIISMVAPLMGLLGTVTGMIIVFQAITIYGAGDPKAMAGGISSALVTTVLGLVVAIPMLLCHTLLFTRSRSILQIIEEQTAGIVAQRVGR from the coding sequence ATGATGAAGAAAGCTGCCGTTGTGGCCTTAGGCCTAGGTGCCGTGTTGCCTTTAGGCCTTGGTGCGGAAGAGCCTGTATCCATGGACGCGTTGCTGCAAGAGGTGCGTCAAGGTCGCTTGCAAGATGCTGCTGAGAACGCAGAGCGCGAGGCCAAATTTGAGCAAAACGTTGCCCAGCAGGATGCGCTTATTGCTCAGGCAGAAGCACGGATTGCTGAGCTGGAAGCCGTCAGCGCCGAGCTTGAAGAAACCTTCAACGCCAATGAGCTTTTGGTTGAGGAAAAGCGGACCCAGCGGAACGACCGGCTGGGATCGCTTAAAGAGCTGTTTGGACATCTCACATCTGGTGCTGGGGATCTGCGTGCGCGCTTGGACGTATCGCTGACATCCAGCCAGTTCTCGGGACGTCAGGAGTTCCTCGACGCCCTGATTGCCAAGATGAACGATGACACCGATCTTCCCTCCGTCGAGGAAATCGAGTCGCTCTGGTTTGAACTGCATCGTGAGATGACAGAGACCGGACGGATTGTGAAGTACAACACCAAGGTGGGTACTGAGCCCAGCCGCGAAGTGGTTCGCGTAGGTGTGTTTAACTTGGTATCCAACGGTGAATATCTGAGCTACGACGGTGCGACCGACACCACTTCGGTGCTCCCCCGTCAGCCCGAGGCTTACACCAGCGGCGCACGTAAGCTGCAAAACGCACAAGATGGGTTTGTGGCCTTAGGTGTAGATCCAACCGGTGCTTCTGGTGGTGGCTACCTCCGCGCGCTCATCAACAACCCCACACTCATTGAACGCTGGCATCAAGGCAAGCTGGTTGGCTACGTGATTACCGTTGTTGGGCTGATTGGTTTGCTCATTGCGGCTTGGCGTTTCGTTGCTCTGGCGCAGATTGAGTCCAAGGTTCGTCGTCAGCGAAATAGCGACACCCTAAGCTTAGATAACCCATTGGGGCGCGTGTTGAAAGTCGGTCAGGACAATGCCACCGACGACATTGAGACGCTAGAGGTGAAGCTGGGTGAAGCCATTATTAAAGAGCGCCCGCAGATCCAGAAAGGGCTACCCATCATCAAGATCATTTCCATGGTGGCGCCGCTCATGGGACTGCTTGGTACGGTCACCGGGATGATTATTGTGTTCCAAGCCATCACCATTTATGGCGCTGGCGATCCCAAGGCAATGGCGGGTGGTATCTCCAGTGCGCTGGTGACTACCGTGTTGGGCTTGGTCGTAGCCATTCCCATGTTGCTCTGCCATACCTTGTTGTTCACGCGGTCGCGGTCGATTCTGCAAATTATTGAAGAGCAGACGGCAGGGATTGTGGCGCAACGGGTTGGCCGCTAA
- a CDS encoding MotA/TolQ/ExbB proton channel family protein: MLIFLLDAQEAIRDFFGAGGPILLLIALLTFIMWMIILERSVYLQRPFKSELADAVQAFESRKDRYSWYGDAVRRMYVSELRVAVNRNLKLIKVLIALCPLFGLLGTVTGMIEVFTVLSITGGGDARSMAGGVSRATIPTMAGMVAALSGVFGNTYVDRMVTRRRARIEAALPRHHLEPVAQES, from the coding sequence ATGTTGATATTTCTGCTCGATGCACAGGAGGCCATCCGCGACTTTTTTGGCGCGGGTGGTCCTATCCTGCTGCTGATTGCACTGCTCACATTCATCATGTGGATGATCATTCTGGAGCGGTCTGTCTACCTACAGCGCCCCTTCAAGAGTGAATTGGCCGACGCTGTGCAGGCTTTTGAGTCGCGTAAAGACCGTTACTCCTGGTATGGCGACGCGGTGCGGCGAATGTACGTGTCTGAGTTGCGAGTTGCCGTTAACCGCAACTTGAAGCTCATCAAAGTACTCATCGCTCTGTGTCCGTTGTTTGGCCTGCTGGGCACGGTCACCGGCATGATTGAAGTGTTTACGGTGTTGTCGATTACGGGTGGTGGAGATGCGCGTTCCATGGCGGGCGGCGTCTCTCGAGCCACGATTCCCACCATGGCTGGAATGGTGGCCGCGCTGAGTGGCGTATTCGGCAATACCTATGTGGATCGTATGGTGACCCGCCGTCGGGCCCGTATCGAAGCCGCACTCCCCCGACACCACCTCGAGCCTGTAGCTCAGGAGTCTTAA
- a CDS encoding biopolymer transporter ExbD, whose protein sequence is MARYLVSQEEPEEEGAVDLTPMLDVVFIMLIFFIVTASFIKEAGVEVNRPQANTAENKNASVLVAINADNSIYMDGRRIDVRAVRANIERMHAENPEGSVIIQADELASVKTFTEVLDAARQVVPPERVSLATQQ, encoded by the coding sequence ATGGCCCGTTATTTAGTTAGTCAGGAAGAACCAGAAGAAGAGGGTGCAGTCGACCTCACGCCCATGTTGGATGTGGTGTTCATTATGCTCATCTTCTTCATTGTGACGGCCAGCTTTATTAAAGAAGCAGGCGTAGAGGTGAATCGTCCACAAGCCAACACGGCGGAGAATAAGAACGCTTCGGTACTGGTGGCCATCAACGCCGACAATTCCATCTACATGGACGGTCGCCGCATTGATGTGCGAGCTGTACGCGCCAACATTGAGCGTATGCATGCCGAGAATCCGGAAGGTTCGGTGATTATCCAGGCCGATGAACTGGCCTCGGTGAAAACCTTTACCGAAGTGCTTGATGCAGCCCGCCAAGTGGTCCCTCCCGAGCGCGTGTCCTTAGCGACACAGCAGTAA
- a CDS encoding energy transducer TonB, with product MMMVLVPAALITFSLQMVMVSLITFADRELDKTPPIKLPEIGMPEIEIKTQKAVEKPEKPELDDTPPPEVPEQAFDNIDGSATVGNLGAGDLVAGLDLSIGAGISASDGEYLPIVKVAPQYPRQALKRKLEGDVVLEYTVSTNGSVKNPKVLFSTDPVFNKAAMQSALRYKYKPRVVDGQALEVPGVRTRIKFRLGS from the coding sequence ATGATGATGGTTCTGGTACCCGCGGCCCTTATCACCTTCAGTCTACAGATGGTGATGGTGTCATTGATCACATTTGCTGATCGTGAGCTTGATAAGACCCCGCCGATCAAATTGCCTGAAATTGGCATGCCCGAGATCGAGATCAAGACGCAAAAGGCCGTTGAAAAGCCTGAGAAGCCGGAGCTCGACGATACTCCTCCGCCCGAGGTTCCTGAGCAGGCCTTCGACAACATTGATGGCTCAGCAACCGTCGGCAACCTTGGGGCAGGTGATCTAGTCGCGGGTCTAGACCTGAGTATTGGTGCTGGGATTTCGGCCTCGGACGGCGAGTACCTGCCTATCGTGAAGGTGGCGCCGCAGTATCCGCGCCAAGCTCTGAAGCGCAAGCTAGAGGGTGACGTGGTGTTGGAGTACACGGTGTCGACCAATGGTTCTGTCAAGAACCCGAAAGTGCTGTTCAGTACTGATCCTGTCTTTAACAAGGCCGCTATGCAGTCGGCTCTTCGCTACAAGTACAAGCCTCGGGTTGTGGATGGACAGGCTTTGGAAGTTCCGGGTGTTCGCACTCGCATCAAGTTCCGCTTAGGAAGCTGA
- a CDS encoding tetratricopeptide repeat protein, with protein MKKQSGDKALRQFLAQLLFCLPLLAAALWLSPVQAQGALDPKTFDQLSKAQRLAAEGNHDDAIYILDRLRDRGRLNSYARSQLWNFYAFINASREEFQTAIDYYYKVLDEEDVPEGLVLTAKYTIGQLYFQLENYDECIRFIEDWLSTAEKSTPTAHIMLAQAYYQKQDMDKALLNVNQAIDLQRAENKKIQEGWLRLKAVLHYTDKDYAATAEVYEELVSNYPKSSYMKQLAGMYSELGRDEERLAIFDAVYQHGDLKTENDVLNLAYMWLGGAVPYKAGRIIEDGIATGTIEESEKNIQTLANAWAQANAYDKAVPTLTRAAEITGEGIFHARLAGVHFNAGEYDLAAKAAQRAAELGGLKNREANFLLMGMALFNQRKYEPALQAFRQAKQDKSTFKAASKWEEYTLGEIRRIRQIAQAQEDLERRTREALEAQENNQRALSF; from the coding sequence ATGAAGAAACAATCTGGCGACAAAGCCTTGCGGCAGTTCTTAGCTCAGCTGTTGTTCTGCCTGCCATTGCTGGCAGCTGCCTTATGGTTGAGCCCGGTCCAGGCGCAAGGTGCTTTGGACCCGAAGACATTTGACCAGCTCAGCAAGGCCCAGCGCCTGGCTGCGGAGGGTAACCATGACGACGCCATATACATTTTGGATCGCCTGCGCGATCGCGGGCGTCTCAATAGTTATGCGCGTTCGCAGTTGTGGAACTTTTATGCCTTCATCAATGCTAGTCGAGAAGAGTTTCAGACCGCTATCGACTACTACTACAAGGTTTTAGACGAAGAGGACGTTCCTGAAGGCCTAGTGCTCACTGCCAAGTACACCATTGGCCAACTGTATTTCCAACTCGAAAATTACGACGAATGCATTCGTTTCATCGAGGACTGGCTGAGTACGGCTGAGAAGTCCACGCCAACCGCACACATCATGTTGGCTCAGGCTTACTACCAGAAGCAGGATATGGATAAAGCCCTGCTGAACGTCAATCAGGCCATTGACTTACAGCGGGCCGAAAACAAAAAAATTCAGGAAGGATGGCTACGCCTTAAAGCGGTTTTGCATTACACCGACAAAGACTATGCGGCGACCGCGGAAGTCTACGAAGAGTTGGTGAGTAATTACCCGAAGAGCTCCTACATGAAGCAGCTTGCTGGCATGTACTCCGAGCTCGGGCGGGATGAGGAGCGCTTGGCGATCTTCGACGCTGTCTACCAACATGGTGACCTCAAAACCGAAAACGATGTACTGAACCTCGCTTATATGTGGCTAGGTGGCGCCGTTCCGTACAAAGCGGGTCGCATTATCGAAGACGGTATTGCTACTGGCACCATCGAAGAGTCTGAAAAGAACATTCAGACCCTGGCCAATGCTTGGGCGCAGGCGAATGCTTACGATAAAGCTGTTCCGACATTGACGCGTGCTGCCGAAATCACGGGCGAAGGTATTTTCCATGCTCGGCTCGCCGGGGTTCACTTCAATGCCGGGGAATACGATCTGGCGGCGAAGGCAGCGCAACGCGCAGCTGAGCTGGGTGGGCTGAAGAACCGTGAGGCGAACTTCTTGTTGATGGGAATGGCTCTCTTCAACCAGCGCAAGTACGAGCCGGCCCTGCAGGCTTTCCGTCAGGCCAAACAGGACAAGTCAACCTTCAAAGCGGCCTCTAAATGGGAAGAATACACCTTGGGGGAAATACGCCGTATCCGTCAGATTGCCCAGGCGCAGGAAGATTTGGAGCGCAGGACCCGCGAAGCTTTGGAAGCGCAAGAAAACAATCAGCGGGCACTAAGTTTTTGA
- a CDS encoding TonB-dependent receptor, which produces MCGPAPAQVELDDMVVEGEADTGTSEDTRKLERGAANATLGSFLDDMPNVDSASYGEGVGRPVVRGMSGYRVKILQNDNEVSDLSAMSQDHAVAISPVAAERIELLKGPASLVYAAQSGGVIRISDAMDFPFKKPGLHGEVAGNVRADPAGYNLNGRVSQASDTWAFQLSAVDQFSDPYIDGNGDRVIDSDVNTQQAQAGVGWRPTESGEFQFHSTLLRKEYGIPNRTIAPSRIDMSRDDFGLRYIHLPALSWLDEWRVDLLSSDYLHFENEGGRQDGAFSQEQANAAVVGEWVTGSWRGESRLAYVQSELQVCHEHGACDDFQDAVRTGREPGESVLQQAQNNGLPFSHGNPLPTTNTQTVQASTAAVWDYSTQYEVSLGANVLFRDLSADPAVIQEQWVFPAQLDPDFYRDEAEMGMSMSASLKRYAQADKPGWVVSLSYIERLPSVDELFWNGYHHATDTYLFGDRDLNTERSLNLDLDVSQEWGAHRVQLSAFYYDFGGYIFQDQGFDENGEPLRDPFHLSNVWFTRQTDSVFFGGSIRYEHDLSQSRSLPMQAWFQADVLDARQANGDDLPRTAPANTELGLSYESQDWFASLSWRHVFDARVVAPNETDTDGYDWVSLFVSKTWSLGEQNLALELKAENLLDAFAQNHISVIKDTAPLPGRQVFAGLRWSF; this is translated from the coding sequence TTGTGCGGACCCGCTCCGGCGCAGGTCGAGCTAGACGATATGGTGGTTGAGGGGGAGGCCGACACGGGCACCTCCGAAGACACCCGAAAACTCGAGCGTGGGGCTGCAAATGCCACCCTCGGAAGTTTTTTGGATGATATGCCCAATGTGGACTCGGCCAGCTATGGTGAGGGCGTGGGCCGACCAGTCGTGCGCGGCATGAGCGGCTATCGGGTCAAGATCCTGCAAAACGATAATGAGGTCAGTGATCTGTCGGCCATGAGCCAGGATCATGCCGTGGCTATTTCACCGGTCGCGGCCGAGCGCATTGAGCTACTCAAAGGGCCGGCATCACTGGTTTATGCGGCGCAATCTGGTGGTGTGATCCGGATTAGTGACGCTATGGACTTCCCCTTCAAAAAGCCTGGTTTGCACGGCGAAGTGGCGGGCAACGTGCGGGCTGACCCCGCGGGCTACAATCTGAATGGGCGGGTGTCCCAAGCATCGGACACCTGGGCCTTCCAACTGAGCGCGGTCGATCAATTCTCGGATCCTTACATTGATGGCAATGGTGACCGGGTGATTGATTCCGATGTGAACACCCAGCAGGCTCAGGCCGGCGTGGGTTGGCGGCCTACAGAATCGGGCGAGTTTCAGTTCCACTCCACGCTATTGCGCAAGGAATACGGAATACCCAATCGAACCATCGCACCTTCGCGTATTGATATGAGTCGGGACGACTTTGGTTTGCGCTACATCCATTTGCCGGCTCTAAGTTGGTTGGATGAATGGCGGGTCGACCTGCTGAGCAGTGATTATCTGCACTTCGAGAACGAAGGTGGGCGGCAAGACGGTGCCTTTAGTCAGGAGCAGGCCAATGCCGCTGTGGTGGGAGAGTGGGTCACCGGCAGCTGGCGTGGGGAAAGCCGTTTGGCCTATGTGCAAAGCGAGCTACAGGTCTGTCATGAGCACGGGGCCTGCGACGATTTTCAGGATGCCGTGCGCACGGGCCGTGAGCCTGGCGAGTCGGTACTGCAACAGGCTCAAAATAACGGGTTACCGTTTTCCCATGGCAACCCTTTGCCGACCACCAACACGCAAACGGTGCAGGCCTCGACGGCGGCAGTCTGGGACTACAGTACGCAGTACGAAGTGAGCCTCGGCGCGAATGTCCTCTTTCGTGACCTAAGCGCAGATCCAGCGGTGATCCAAGAACAATGGGTATTTCCGGCTCAGCTCGATCCCGATTTCTACCGCGATGAGGCCGAGATGGGCATGAGCATGTCCGCCAGCCTCAAGCGCTACGCGCAGGCGGACAAGCCCGGTTGGGTTGTTAGCCTGAGTTATATCGAGCGGCTGCCCAGCGTGGACGAGCTATTCTGGAACGGTTATCACCACGCCACCGACACCTATCTTTTTGGTGATCGGGACCTGAACACCGAACGTAGCTTGAACTTGGACCTGGATGTCAGTCAGGAATGGGGCGCGCATCGGGTTCAGTTGTCGGCGTTTTACTACGACTTTGGCGGCTATATCTTCCAGGACCAGGGTTTTGACGAGAACGGTGAGCCGCTGCGAGATCCCTTTCATTTGAGTAATGTCTGGTTTACGCGCCAAACAGATTCGGTGTTTTTTGGGGGGTCCATACGCTACGAGCATGATCTTTCGCAGTCTCGGAGTTTGCCTATGCAGGCTTGGTTTCAGGCCGATGTGTTGGATGCTCGCCAAGCCAACGGGGATGACCTTCCACGCACCGCGCCTGCCAACACCGAGCTGGGTTTGAGCTATGAGTCGCAGGATTGGTTCGCCTCATTGAGCTGGCGTCATGTCTTTGATGCCCGCGTCGTCGCACCCAATGAAACCGACACCGATGGTTATGACTGGGTGTCGCTATTCGTCTCTAAGACTTGGAGTTTGGGTGAGCAAAACCTAGCTCTTGAGCTTAAGGCCGAGAACCTGCTCGATGCCTTTGCGCAGAACCATATTTCGGTCATTAAGGATACTGCCCCGTTACCTGGGCGCCAGGTCTTCGCCGGATTGCGCTGGAGTTTCTGA
- a CDS encoding elongation factor G, with translation MTDLSKYRNIGIFAHVDAGKTTTTERILSLTGKIHKMGEVHDGAATTDFMDQERERGITIQSAATSTFWKDHRFNIIDTPGHVDFTIEVYRSLKVLDGGVGVFCGSGGVEPQSETNWRYANDANVSRLIYVNKLDRLGADFFRVVKQVEDVLAATPLVMTLPIGREDEFTGVVDLLNMQAWVWDATGDPLNYEITDIPAELMDQAKEWREKLVETAVEQDDDLMEAYLEGEEPSIEDLKRCIRKGTLAVDFFPTYCGSSFKNKGIQLVLDAVVDYLPSPTEVEPQPEVDLEGNETGGKAIVDASKPLRALAFKIMDDRFGALTFVRIYSGTIAKGDTVLNTYTGKTERIGRIVEMHADERIELESAQAGDIVAVLGMKNTQTGHTLADPKNPATLEPMVFPDPVISMAVKPKDKGGNEKMGLALQKMSQEDPSFTVRTDEESGETILAGMGELHLDVKVDILRRTYGVDVEVGRPQVAYRESITMPVEDSYTHKKQSGGSGQFAKIDYTIEPGEVGTGFEFESKVVGGNVPREFWPAVQKGFESMGAEGVLAGYPMQDYKVTLRDGAFHAVDSSAIAFEIAAKAAYRQSLPKAGPQLLEPIMKVDVFTPEDHVGDCIGDLNRRRGMIKSQEPGPTGVRIKADVPLSEMFGYIGDLRTMTSGRGQFSMEFSHYLPCPKNVADEVIKEAAERKAAK, from the coding sequence ATGACCGACCTCAGCAAATATCGAAACATTGGCATCTTCGCCCACGTGGATGCAGGTAAGACCACCACCACCGAGCGCATCCTCAGCCTGACTGGCAAGATCCACAAAATGGGCGAGGTGCACGATGGCGCGGCCACCACCGACTTCATGGATCAGGAGCGCGAGCGCGGTATCACTATCCAGTCTGCTGCGACCTCCACCTTCTGGAAAGATCACCGTTTCAACATCATCGACACGCCAGGACACGTGGACTTCACCATTGAGGTGTACCGTTCACTCAAAGTTCTCGACGGTGGCGTGGGCGTGTTCTGCGGCTCAGGCGGCGTAGAGCCCCAGTCCGAAACCAACTGGCGCTACGCCAACGACGCCAACGTGTCCCGCTTGATTTACGTCAACAAGCTGGATCGTTTGGGTGCCGACTTCTTCCGCGTTGTTAAACAGGTGGAGGACGTGCTCGCCGCCACCCCGTTGGTGATGACGCTACCCATTGGCCGTGAAGATGAATTCACCGGTGTTGTCGATCTGCTGAACATGCAGGCTTGGGTCTGGGACGCCACCGGCGACCCCCTCAACTACGAAATCACTGACATTCCGGCTGAGCTGATGGACCAAGCCAAGGAATGGCGCGAGAAGTTGGTTGAAACTGCCGTCGAGCAAGACGACGACCTCATGGAAGCCTACCTCGAAGGCGAAGAACCCAGCATTGAGGACCTCAAGCGCTGCATTCGCAAAGGCACCCTGGCTGTGGACTTCTTCCCCACCTACTGTGGCTCTTCCTTCAAGAACAAAGGCATTCAGTTAGTTCTGGACGCCGTCGTGGACTACCTTCCCTCACCGACCGAGGTCGAGCCCCAACCGGAAGTTGACCTGGAAGGTAACGAGACGGGCGGTAAGGCCATCGTGGACGCCAGCAAACCCCTGCGCGCCCTGGCCTTCAAGATCATGGACGACCGCTTTGGCGCCCTGACCTTCGTGCGAATTTATTCCGGAACGATCGCCAAGGGCGACACGGTGCTGAATACTTACACCGGTAAAACCGAGCGTATTGGCCGCATTGTGGAAATGCACGCCGACGAGCGCATCGAGCTCGAATCCGCGCAAGCGGGCGACATCGTCGCCGTATTGGGCATGAAAAACACGCAGACCGGCCACACCTTGGCGGACCCCAAGAACCCAGCCACGCTGGAGCCCATGGTGTTCCCGGATCCGGTGATCTCGATGGCGGTGAAGCCTAAAGACAAAGGCGGCAACGAGAAGATGGGTCTTGCTCTGCAAAAAATGTCGCAAGAGGACCCTTCTTTCACCGTGCGTACCGACGAAGAATCCGGCGAGACCATCTTGGCGGGTATGGGCGAACTGCACTTGGACGTGAAGGTCGATATTCTGCGCCGCACCTACGGCGTGGACGTGGAAGTCGGTCGCCCACAGGTGGCTTATCGTGAATCCATCACGATGCCAGTTGAGGACTCATACACCCACAAGAAACAGTCAGGTGGTTCTGGTCAGTTCGCCAAGATCGACTACACCATCGAGCCCGGTGAAGTGGGTACCGGTTTTGAGTTTGAGTCCAAAGTGGTCGGCGGTAACGTACCGCGGGAATTTTGGCCAGCTGTGCAAAAAGGCTTCGAATCCATGGGCGCCGAAGGCGTTCTGGCTGGCTACCCCATGCAGGACTACAAAGTCACCCTGCGCGACGGCGCCTTCCACGCGGTGGACTCCTCTGCTATTGCTTTCGAAATCGCCGCTAAAGCTGCCTACCGTCAATCGCTACCCAAAGCAGGCCCTCAGCTGCTCGAGCCCATCATGAAGGTTGACGTCTTCACCCCTGAAGACCATGTAGGTGACTGCATTGGTGACTTGAACCGCCGCCGCGGAATGATCAAGTCACAGGAGCCTGGCCCAACTGGCGTGCGTATCAAAGCCGATGTGCCTCTTTCAGAGATGTTTGGCTACATTGGCGATCTGCGCACCATGACCTCCGGGCGTGGCCAGTTCTCCATGGAGTTCAGCCACTACCTTCCGTGTCCGAAGAACGTGGCCGACGAGGTCATTAAAGAGGCTGCGGAGCGCAAAGCTGCCAAGTAA